The DNA window ACCTGTTTTCCTGCTAGATTTGGCCCTGCTGAAGTTCGCATGGTTGCTTGAATATAGTAAAGATTATCGTCAATTGTCCCTGTCTCTACATAACTTGTATAAACCCCACTATTTTTAGTGCCTGGTAAGCTTGATAGAGGAGGCCAAATTCCCCATGTCAATTGATATTCTACCAGTGGAGTTTTTAATCCAGCCATCAGTTGAATAGCATCAGATACTTTCGCGCGGGTTGTGTAATCAGTGTAAATTGGATAAGCAATCGATGCGAGTACACCAATGATAGCAATGACTACCATTAACTCAATAATGCTAAACCCTTGTTGCATTTTCATAACTATCTCCTGAACAGAAATAAACAGCTTTACTGAATTTATCGTTCGGTCATAATCCTTATTCACATTCTCAATGGCACAGATTATGCCAACAAATGCGTAATTAATTATGTTTTAACTTATTGTTTTATAGGTTTTTATGGGGATTTTTTGAGGGAAAGCGAACGATACATTTAACATATCAACAATTGCCTGTTGTAGGTCAACAAGCTTTGTTGAAAAACAACAAGTCTGCAATCAATTTTAACCGCGATTGCATACTGTTAATTATACCATTACTTAGTGATAGTTTATTGAAAAAATTTATATTTTTTAGATTTTTTATCAGTATCACACTACAAAAAATTACTGTTAACCTTGCATGAAAACAACATGCCTATCAACTTAACAACTATAAGCAAGAGCTATGCAAGTTTCCTCCTACCTCCGTACTCAACACCCTCACAGCACACAACGCGACCACCAAAACTTACGAGATATGCTGCCCTACTTATGGGACTATCGCGGGCGCGTTGTCTTCGCACTACTAACGCTTGTTTTTGCCAAACTTGCCAATGTCGGCGCACCCTTATTATTAAAAGACATTGTCGACAGCCTCGATAAATCGCAACAAAACATTTTAATTTTGCCTGTCCTCCTGCTGTGCATATACGGCTTACTTCGCCTTGCCAGCGCGTTTTTTAACGAATTACGCGATAGCCTATTTGCCCGTGTGCGTTACCACACCATGCGCCAAGTATCCTGTAAAACCCTGCACCACCTGCATAAACTCTCCCTACGCTTTCACCTAGACCGACAAACGGGCGCAATTTCGCGCGACTTAGAACGCGGGACGCGAAGTGTCAGCAGTATTCTGAACTACCTCGTTTTTAATATTATTCCAACCCTTGCAGAGTTTTTACTGATTGCCTTAATCCTACTCAGCCAATACGACATTAAATTTACCCTTATCACCTTTGTAACTGTAGCAATTTACATCGCTTTTACCCTTGCCATTACCGAATGGCGCATGGAATTTCGCCATACCATGAACGCCAAAGAATCTGAAGCAAATTATCAAGCCATTGATAGC is part of the Beggiatoa alba B18LD genome and encodes:
- a CDS encoding pilin; its protein translation is MKMQQGFSIIELMVVIAIIGVLASIAYPIYTDYTTRAKVSDAIQLMAGLKTPLVEYQLTWGIWPPLSSLPGTKNSGVYTSYVETGTIDDNLYYIQATMRTSAGPNLAGKQVRNVYNYERRLWDCTTDGIPAGQEINSVYLPSNCR